In one window of Dromaius novaehollandiae isolate bDroNov1 chromosome W, bDroNov1.hap1, whole genome shotgun sequence DNA:
- the LOC112993602 gene encoding dual specificity testis-specific protein kinase 1 — MALGVRGGADMEWEKLARRPGLALRGERPEEGEGEAAGPWPGCGRLRPSSYRALRSAVSTLARIDDFYCEKIGAGFFSEVFKVRHRQSGQIMVLKMNKLTSNRGNMLREVQLMNRLSHPNILRFMGVCVHQGQLHALTEYINGGNLEQLLDSPVPLSWSMRVKLALDIARGLRYLHSKGIFHRDLTSKNCLVRCEANGYTAVVGDFGLAEKIPTYSEGSEKEPLAVVGSPYWMAPEVLRGEIYNEKADVFAYGIILCETIARVPADPDYLPRTEDFGLDVTTFRNMVGIDCPAAFLQLAFHCCSMEPTSRPSFLEITQCLEGILQHQLVAEGHRAALFIDGESLPAPGTASALNGVAGRASGRAEQSPLRELGTQHLQPDQRLSRSQSDMFPPKSPALLRPPEPYGGARTKETPPRINPFSQREDLKGGKIKLFDTPSKSVISLTFELPPPASLQLSTPVTPEPAVEVQCDFSAPTAAPRKCHSLPASPELPRRGGLALGMGPPCNAPAEPRPRSPLPAPARTRGPEVVGRASPPGPAAEERMDCGPDSPEPPTLPNRNFISTAASGAQPWPPEPRPPNGLLFNNNHVVVSKPLAWGAGLEHGFSELSIPCAAALERTERTAMLPGHSPSAVLEQDEVLACPGCCLGPFSFSFASVCHRPTPSPPRYQNLNCEAKSLLYHQKPPAPTLAEPSLKLPEAQS, encoded by the exons ATGGCGCtgggggtgcgcggcggggccgACATGGAGTGGGAGAAGCTggcgcggcggcccgggctgGCGCTGCGCGGGGAGCGGCCCGAGGAGGgcgagggggaggcggcggggccgtggCCGGGCTGCGGGCGGCTGCGGCCCTCCTCCTAccgggcgctgcgcagcgccgtcTCCACCCTGGCGCGCATCGACGACTTCTACTGCGAGAAGATCGGCGCCGGCTTCTTCTCCGAGGTCTTCAAG gTGCGGCACCGCCAGTCGGGGCAGATCATGGTGCTGAAGATGAACAAGCTGACCAGCAACCGGGGCAACATGCTGCGAGAGGTGCAGCTGATGAACCGTCTCTCACACCCCAACATCCTTAG GTTCATGGGGGTCTGTGTGCACCAGGGACAGCTGCACGCGCTGACGGAG TACATCAATGGTGGGAacctggagcagctgctggaCAGCCCCGTGCCCCTCTCCTGGTCCATGCGTGTCAAACTGGCCCTCGACATCGCCCGTGGCCTGCGCTACCTGCACTCCAAGGGCATCTTCCACCGCGACCTCACCTCCAAG AACTGCCTGGTGCGCTGTGAGGCGAACGGCTACACGGCCGTGGTGGGCGACTTTGGCTTGGCGGAGAAGATTCCCACCTACAG CGAGGGCAGTGAGAAGGAGCCACTGGCCGTCGTGGGCTCCCCATACTGGATGGCGCCTGAGGTGCTGCGAGGGGAGATCTACAATGAGAAG GCCGACGTGTTCGCTTACGGCATCATCCTGTGCGAGACCATCGCTCGCGTCCCCGCTGACCCTGACTACTTGCCCCGCACTGAG GACTTCGGTCTGGACGTCACCACTTTCCGCAACATGGTGGGAATCGACTGCCCGGCGGCCTTCCTCCAGCTCGCTTTCCACTGCTGCAGT ATGGAGCCGACGTCCCGGCCCTCGTTCCTGGAGATCACGCAGTGCCTGGAGGGCATCCTGCAGCACCAGCTGGTGGCCGAGGGCCATAGGGCCGCTCTCTTCATCGACGGGGAGAGCTTGCCCGCTCCGGGGACGGCGTCCGCACTGAACG GGGTAGCCGGGAGGGCATCAGGCCGCGCCGAGCAGTCACCGCTGCGTGAGCTGGGGACACAGCACCTGCAGCCGGACCAGCGCCTGTCCCGCAGCCAGTCCGACATGTTCCCCCCCAAATCGCCCGCCTTGCTGCGGCCGCCCGAGCCCTACGGTGGGGCCAGGACCAAGGAGACGCCGCCGCGCATCAACCCCTTCTCCCAGCGCGAGGACCTGAAGGGTGGGAAGATCAAGCTCTTCGACACGCCAAGCAAGTCCGTCATCTCGCTCACCTTCGAGCTGCCACCCCCGGCCTCGCTGCAGCTCAGCACCCCCGTGACGCCTGAGCCCGCCGTGGAGGTGCAGTGTGACTTCTCGGCCCCCACCGCAGCCCCGCGCAAGTGCCACTCGCTGCCCGCCTCCCCGGAGCTGCCGCGCCGCGGTGGCTTGGCGCTGGGCATGGGGCCCCCGTGCAATGCCCCCGCTGAGCCCCGGCCTCGCAGCCCCCTACCCGCGCCAGCCCGCACCAGGGGGCCGGAGGTGGTGGGGCGAgcctccccgccgggccccgctgcggAGGAGCGGATGGACTGCGGCCCCGACAGCCCTGAGCCCCCCACGCTGCCCAACCGCAACTTCATCAGCACGGCGGCCTCAGGCGCCCAGCCCTGGCCGCCGGAGCCGCGGCCCCCCAACGGGCTCCTCTTCAACAACAACCACGTGGTGGTGAGCAAGCCGCTCGCCTGGGGTGCCGGGCTGGAGCACGGCTTCTCCGAGCTGAGCATCCCCTGCGCGGCGGCGCTGGAGCGGACGGAGCGCACGGCCATGCTGCCCGGGCACAGCCCCAGTGCCGTGCTGGAGCAGGATGAGGTGCTGGCCTGCCCCGGCTGCTGCCTGGGGCCCTTCAGCTTCAGCTTCGCCTCCGTCTGCCACCGGCCCACCCCCAGCCCACCACGCTACCAGAACCTCAACTGCGAGGCCAAGAGCCTCCTCTACCACCAGAAACCCCCGGCGCCAACCCTGGCGGAGCCCAGCCTCAAGCTGCCAGAAGCACAATCCTAG